One Lentisphaerota bacterium DNA window includes the following coding sequences:
- a CDS encoding restriction endonuclease, with the protein MMARIDTLAIALRELTEQQLRLIETVVVQFRRPFLRIERHCDSDIVDDRFLHDFGDVLRIHHCFSKEALSKDRFEYAFEKTLNLSGRTASLAASRTNRGHDITIEGVSCSLKTQADKGIKEHEIHISKFMELGKGRWPKTASGLGELRNLFLRHMDAYERIFTLRCLTKSPEGWRYELVEIPKALLQEAEHGQLEIQRKTKQETRPGYCRVRDAEGELKFELYFDAGSERKLQIRHLRKSLCTVHGQWLFATG; encoded by the coding sequence ATCATGGCGCGAATCGATACGTTGGCGATTGCGCTTCGCGAACTCACGGAGCAGCAGCTTCGCCTGATCGAGACCGTCGTCGTCCAGTTTCGGCGACCGTTCCTCAGGATCGAGCGCCACTGCGACTCCGACATCGTGGATGACCGATTTCTGCACGATTTCGGCGACGTGCTGCGCATTCATCATTGCTTCTCGAAAGAGGCGCTTTCGAAGGACCGTTTCGAATACGCGTTCGAAAAGACCCTCAATTTGTCCGGAAGAACGGCGTCACTTGCCGCCTCGCGCACCAACCGCGGTCATGACATCACCATTGAAGGGGTATCCTGTTCGCTCAAGACCCAAGCTGACAAAGGCATCAAGGAACATGAAATCCACATTTCGAAGTTCATGGAGCTGGGCAAGGGACGTTGGCCCAAGACCGCAAGCGGTCTCGGAGAACTCCGCAACCTGTTCCTTCGGCACATGGACGCTTACGAGCGGATATTCACGCTGCGATGCCTGACCAAGAGTCCCGAGGGCTGGCGGTACGAGTTGGTCGAGATCCCGAAGGCCCTGTTGCAGGAAGCCGAACATGGGCAACTCGAAATCCAGCGCAAGACCAAACAGGAGACCCGACCTGGCTACTGCCGCGTCAGGGACGCCGAAGGCGAACTGAAGTTCGAACTTTACTTCGACGCCGGATCAGAGCGGAAACTCCAGATTCGTCACCTCCGCAAGAGCCTTTGCACGGTACATGGTCAGTGGTTGTTCGCAACCGGATAG
- a CDS encoding site-specific DNA-methyltransferase — MSKTTTYQIPKENAGQTAFVREVYHENDMRIIEGDSRLALATIPDNVFQCCVTSPPYWGLRDYGISGQIGAENDLDVYIADLVGIFRQVRRTLREDGTLWLNIGDSYTSGDRRWRAPDKKNPGRAMSYRPPTPKGLKPKDLIGVPWRLALALQADGWFLRSDIVWNKPNCQPESVKDRPTRAHEYVFLMSKSESYFYDFQAIQEPSANGAGPKNRRTVWNISTNGFHGAHFAVFPPELVRLCILAGSKPGGVVLDPFFGSGTIGLVCREYQRQCLGIELNPGYVKIALDRIGHIAPTLPLYPVANNH, encoded by the coding sequence ATGAGCAAAACCACCACCTATCAGATTCCGAAAGAAAACGCGGGCCAAACCGCTTTTGTTCGAGAAGTCTATCACGAAAATGATATGCGCATCATCGAGGGGGATTCACGCCTGGCGCTAGCCACTATTCCGGACAATGTGTTTCAGTGCTGTGTCACGAGTCCACCCTATTGGGGATTGCGCGATTACGGAATTTCCGGGCAGATAGGCGCGGAGAATGATCTAGACGTCTACATAGCCGATCTAGTCGGGATCTTTCGGCAAGTGCGTCGAACGCTTCGGGAAGATGGCACGCTCTGGCTCAACATCGGAGATTCGTACACCAGCGGCGACCGCCGTTGGCGCGCGCCGGACAAAAAGAACCCTGGCCGGGCTATGAGTTATCGGCCGCCGACCCCGAAAGGTCTCAAACCGAAAGACCTGATCGGCGTGCCCTGGCGGCTGGCTTTGGCATTACAGGCGGACGGGTGGTTTCTCCGATCAGATATCGTCTGGAACAAGCCGAACTGTCAACCGGAATCCGTGAAGGACCGCCCAACCCGGGCGCATGAGTATGTCTTCCTGATGAGCAAGTCAGAGTCGTATTTCTATGATTTTCAGGCGATCCAAGAACCGTCGGCCAACGGTGCCGGACCAAAGAACCGGCGCACGGTCTGGAATATCAGCACAAACGGATTTCATGGTGCGCATTTTGCGGTCTTTCCTCCGGAACTCGTGCGTCTATGCATCCTGGCCGGATCGAAGCCTGGCGGCGTGGTGCTCGACCCGTTCTTTGGATCGGGCACGATCGGTTTAGTGTGCCGGGAGTATCAGCGCCAGTGTCTCGGTATCGAGTTAAACCCGGGGTACGTGAAGATAGCACTCGACCGGATCGGTCACATCGCGCCGACGTTGCCGCTCTATCCGGTTGCGAACAACCACTGA
- a CDS encoding helix-turn-helix transcriptional regulator: protein MPKKEASDVNGFGERLATFRKARGFTQKKLSSEIGVSRRMIAYYEGETRHPPTTILPRLAQALGVSVDDLLNVHGRRDTPNRSMSSRLHRKLQELEQLGTREKRQALRLLSQFIAREYLKRQT, encoded by the coding sequence ATGCCTAAGAAAGAAGCAAGCGATGTCAACGGTTTTGGCGAACGCTTGGCGACGTTTCGCAAGGCGAGAGGTTTCACACAGAAGAAACTTTCCAGCGAGATTGGCGTATCCCGTCGGATGATTGCTTATTACGAAGGTGAGACCCGACATCCGCCGACAACCATCTTGCCGCGCCTAGCGCAGGCGCTCGGCGTTTCGGTTGATGACCTGCTCAACGTCCATGGCCGACGTGACACACCCAATCGGTCGATGAGCAGCCGCTTGCATCGCAAGCTACAGGAACTGGAGCAACTCGGCACACGTGAGAAACGCCAAGCGTTACGACTGCTGAGTCAGTTCATCGCACGCGAGTATCTCAAGAGGCAAACATGA